Proteins from a single region of Sandaracinaceae bacterium:
- a CDS encoding 3-oxoacyl-ACP reductase FabG — MFDLTNKVAIVTGGSRGIGRSVCVALAQAGAYVVVNFRSGEAAAQETLALITAAGGQGEVLGFDVADPDASEAAVKDVVARRGRLDILVNNAGVAIDQLLARVKPEDLHATWAINLNGTIFCAKAAIRPMMKAKTGRIINLSSVVAESGNPGQAVYSASKAGIIGLTKTLAREYAKRGITVNAVSPGFIETDMTSSLPEAAREGILTQTPLGRIGRPEEVAAAVLFLASDEAGYITGQVLRVNGGMYV, encoded by the coding sequence ATGTTCGATCTGACCAACAAGGTCGCCATCGTCACAGGCGGGTCGAGGGGGATCGGGCGTTCGGTCTGCGTGGCTCTCGCGCAGGCCGGCGCCTATGTCGTCGTCAACTTCCGCAGCGGTGAGGCCGCCGCGCAAGAGACGCTGGCACTCATCACGGCTGCCGGGGGGCAGGGCGAGGTGCTGGGCTTCGACGTGGCCGACCCGGACGCCAGCGAGGCGGCGGTGAAAGACGTGGTCGCGCGCAGGGGCCGGCTCGACATCTTGGTGAACAACGCCGGGGTGGCCATCGACCAGCTGCTGGCGCGGGTGAAGCCCGAGGACCTGCACGCCACCTGGGCCATCAACCTGAACGGCACCATCTTCTGCGCCAAGGCGGCCATCCGCCCCATGATGAAGGCCAAGACCGGTCGCATCATCAACCTGTCCAGCGTCGTGGCCGAGTCCGGCAACCCCGGGCAGGCAGTCTACTCGGCGTCCAAGGCAGGCATCATCGGCCTGACCAAGACGCTGGCGCGCGAGTACGCCAAGCGCGGCATCACCGTCAACGCGGTGTCCCCAGGCTTCATCGAGACCGACATGACCTCGTCCCTGCCGGAGGCCGCCCGCGAGGGCATCCTCACGCAGACGCCGCTCGGGCGCATCGGGCGCCCCGAAGAAGTGGCGGCCGCCGTGCTCTTCCTGGCCAGCGACGAGGCCGGTTACATCACGGGTCAAGTGTTACGCGTGAATGGCGGAATGTACGTTTGA
- a CDS encoding acyl carrier protein — MDIAEKVKEIISQQLDVDQASIEESANFIDDLGADSLAIVELALAFEEQFEIEIPDEHTEQIRTVADAIAYIKEHAGK, encoded by the coding sequence ATGGATATCGCCGAGAAGGTCAAAGAGATTATTTCGCAGCAGCTCGACGTGGACCAGGCGTCCATCGAAGAGAGCGCCAACTTCATCGACGACCTGGGCGCCGACTCGCTCGCCATCGTGGAGCTCGCGCTCGCGTTCGAGGAGCAGTTCGAGATCGAGATCCCGGACGAGCACACCGAGCAGATCCGCACCGTGGCGGACGCCATCGCGTACATCAAAGAGCACGCTGGCAAGTAA
- a CDS encoding sulfatase-like hydrolase/transferase has product MSGPSLLLVGQKALRIGTLTPAVGVLGGLHLLLPDALFAAGLAVLAWAWLAWVLGPAKERGLRAGLLGWQLVLGLLLFVGTASHRYFLTTGTPLDYPMFRLGLVEISERARVASSEIPWGTWLLNALALLTTLVFPGWALRLRSHRGAGSGRWRPLFVAVVGALALVSSAWVPAPAGVGADFMRPCAVNLAMTAAPDDPVSAALLSEARAAPRGASSLLRQGDGPARNVVFLLLESTGARATTPYNPAMRTTPALARWASEGTLVESAHAVVPHTSKALVAILCGFPPRIGVRITEALPGGLPGRCLPDLLREQGYSTVFMQSARGSFEHRADLVAALGFERFEHSGTLPTEGFQQANYFAHEDDILRAPARAFVEQSLASGRPFVLTLLTGATHHDYREVRRYGTQTHDAQDATRNRWLNAVRRQDHFMDDVLSDLRELGALEGTLVVIVGDHGEAFGEHGLRTHDEVPYEEVLHVPMLLLDGRPAGRVRGPVTQLDIVPTVLDHLGFAPQGGRYVGLPLLAEMPMDRRLHAACYHELRCAVELEGTRKRIHRYGVHPDQVFDLETDPEERIDLVVAWQREAEEARARSRRWVQVTNLMSQATEGIERLVAEARVTDLPAHARPVTGRFGDAIRVLGVAYPSAPARLGGFVEFTVYYQVLTPLPPNFRLEQAGRGSGARVVNYTHTPVGGLYPASLWRPGEIIADTFSLRVVGNHEGDFLDVSVAFRSDDGSDHLPVVEGESRHPGELFLARVPIQR; this is encoded by the coding sequence GTGAGCGGACCGAGTCTGCTGCTCGTCGGCCAGAAGGCCCTGCGCATCGGTACGCTCACGCCTGCCGTGGGGGTGCTCGGGGGGCTGCACCTGCTGCTGCCCGACGCGCTCTTTGCAGCGGGTCTGGCCGTGCTGGCGTGGGCATGGCTCGCGTGGGTGCTGGGGCCCGCGAAGGAGCGAGGGCTGCGGGCGGGGCTGCTCGGCTGGCAGCTGGTGTTGGGGCTCCTGCTCTTCGTGGGCACGGCCAGCCACCGGTACTTCCTGACCACGGGCACCCCGCTCGACTACCCCATGTTCCGGCTGGGCCTCGTGGAGATCAGCGAGCGGGCCCGCGTGGCATCGAGCGAGATCCCCTGGGGCACGTGGCTGCTGAACGCGCTGGCGCTGCTCACCACGCTCGTGTTTCCAGGGTGGGCGCTGCGTCTGCGGTCCCACCGCGGAGCAGGGTCTGGCCGGTGGCGCCCTCTCTTCGTGGCTGTCGTGGGCGCGCTGGCGTTGGTGAGCAGCGCATGGGTGCCGGCGCCTGCTGGGGTGGGCGCGGACTTCATGCGCCCCTGCGCGGTGAACCTGGCCATGACCGCGGCCCCCGACGACCCAGTGAGCGCCGCGCTCTTGTCGGAGGCACGGGCAGCTCCGCGAGGCGCTTCGAGCTTGCTGCGGCAGGGCGACGGCCCGGCGCGCAACGTGGTGTTCCTCTTGTTGGAGTCCACCGGTGCGCGCGCCACCACGCCCTACAACCCCGCGATGAGGACCACGCCCGCCCTCGCCCGCTGGGCCAGCGAGGGCACGCTCGTGGAGAGCGCCCACGCCGTGGTCCCGCACACCAGCAAGGCGCTGGTGGCCATCTTGTGTGGGTTTCCTCCGCGCATCGGCGTGCGCATCACCGAGGCGCTGCCGGGCGGGCTGCCGGGGCGCTGCCTGCCCGACCTCCTGCGCGAGCAGGGCTACTCCACCGTCTTCATGCAGAGCGCGCGCGGGTCGTTCGAGCACCGCGCCGACCTGGTGGCCGCGCTGGGCTTCGAGCGCTTCGAGCACTCGGGCACGCTGCCCACCGAGGGCTTCCAACAGGCCAACTACTTCGCGCACGAGGACGACATCCTGCGCGCTCCCGCGCGTGCGTTCGTGGAGCAGAGCCTCGCGAGCGGGCGCCCGTTCGTGCTCACGCTGCTGACGGGGGCCACACACCACGACTACCGCGAAGTGCGGCGCTACGGGACACAGACGCACGACGCGCAGGACGCCACGCGCAACCGCTGGCTCAACGCGGTGCGGCGCCAGGACCACTTCATGGATGACGTGCTCAGCGACCTGCGCGAGCTCGGGGCGCTCGAAGGCACGCTGGTGGTCATCGTGGGCGACCACGGCGAGGCCTTCGGCGAGCACGGCCTGCGCACGCACGACGAGGTGCCCTACGAGGAGGTGCTGCACGTGCCGATGCTGCTGCTGGACGGGCGCCCGGCCGGGCGCGTGCGCGGGCCGGTGACGCAGCTGGACATCGTGCCCACCGTGCTGGACCACCTGGGCTTCGCGCCGCAGGGCGGGAGGTACGTGGGCCTGCCGCTGCTCGCGGAGATGCCCATGGACCGGCGGCTGCATGCGGCCTGCTACCACGAGCTGCGCTGCGCCGTGGAGCTGGAAGGCACGCGCAAGCGCATCCACCGCTACGGCGTGCACCCCGATCAGGTCTTCGACCTAGAGACGGATCCCGAGGAGCGCATCGACCTGGTGGTGGCGTGGCAGCGGGAGGCCGAGGAAGCTCGCGCGCGCAGCCGCCGCTGGGTGCAGGTCACCAACCTGATGAGCCAGGCCACCGAAGGTATCGAGCGCCTGGTGGCCGAGGCGCGCGTGACGGATCTACCCGCGCACGCTCGGCCCGTGACGGGTCGTTTTGGAGACGCCATCCGCGTGCTGGGCGTGGCCTACCCCAGTGCGCCCGCACGCCTCGGCGGCTTCGTCGAGTTCACGGTCTACTATCAGGTGCTAACACCCCTCCCGCCCAACTTCCGGTTGGAGCAAGCGGGGCGGGGCAGCGGCGCGCGCGTGGTGAACTACACCCACACGCCGGTAGGCGGGCTCTACCCCGCGTCGCTCTGGCGCCCCGGCGAGATCATCGCTGACACCTTCAGCCTACGCGTGGTGGGCAACCACGAGGGCGACTTCCTCGACGTGAGCGTGGCGTTCCGCTCCGATGACGGAAGCGACCACCTACCCGTGGTGGAGGGCGAGAGCCGCCACCCCGGCGAGCTGTTCCTGGCGCGCGTGCCCATCCAGCGCTGA
- a CDS encoding histidinol phosphatase, whose protein sequence is MEPFDLDRIGGPAGLRALTDELLACGELALRLYSGGVAARTQRKPDRSPVTEADQLVEERLLGFLAEQYPEARTWGEETGSDDAMTTGLRFLVDPIDGTRAFVRGLPTWSILLGLEADGEPVLGMALMPASGDLFVGVKGHGATMNGRPLRVSEVASLDDAVVSHGGLDQFRAAGRLDLPAELGGRIYTCRGFADFDGYRQLLLGKVDAMIDLDIRPYDVCPAAVLVREAGGRFTSFAGTNTIHEPNVIASNGKLHHDLLKLVRPR, encoded by the coding sequence ATGGAGCCATTTGATCTCGACCGAATCGGGGGCCCTGCTGGCCTGCGCGCGCTGACCGACGAGCTGCTGGCCTGCGGCGAGCTGGCCCTGCGTCTGTACTCGGGCGGCGTGGCCGCGCGCACGCAGCGCAAGCCCGACAGAAGCCCCGTCACCGAAGCCGACCAGCTGGTGGAGGAGCGCTTGCTGGGGTTCCTGGCGGAGCAGTACCCCGAGGCGCGCACCTGGGGCGAAGAGACGGGCAGTGACGACGCCATGACCACGGGGCTGCGCTTCCTGGTGGACCCCATCGACGGAACGCGCGCCTTCGTGCGGGGGCTGCCCACGTGGAGCATCTTGCTGGGCCTCGAAGCCGACGGCGAGCCGGTGCTGGGCATGGCGCTCATGCCGGCCAGCGGCGACCTGTTCGTGGGGGTCAAGGGGCACGGCGCCACCATGAACGGGCGCCCGCTGCGCGTGTCGGAGGTGGCCTCGCTGGACGACGCCGTGGTCTCTCACGGAGGGCTCGACCAGTTCCGCGCGGCCGGTCGCTTGGACCTTCCGGCGGAGCTCGGAGGGCGCATCTACACCTGCCGCGGCTTCGCGGACTTCGACGGCTACCGCCAGCTCCTGCTGGGCAAGGTGGACGCCATGATCGATCTCGACATCCGGCCCTACGACGTGTGCCCGGCCGCCGTGCTGGTGCGTGAAGCCGGGGGGCGCTTCACCAGCTTCGCCGGCACGAACACCATCCACGAGCCGAACGTCATCGCCAGCAACGGCAAGCTGCACCACGACCTGCTCAAGCTGGTGCGGCCGCGCTGA
- a CDS encoding DUF177 domain-containing protein, with the protein MPTFTINTDELSESGKEYSFPVEPSWLDTVMEDAGLRGVPGEVGQVKVIAHRIVDDIAISGRVQASMLGTCVRCLEDMRVDANVKLSLSVSPRSAAKALPEELELTPEDLDREFYDGMTVVLDDVVRENLILEVPMKPLCSESCTGIEIPAHVRPPADFGVSEEALESLKKLRQALPDASAPRK; encoded by the coding sequence ATGCCCACGTTCACCATCAACACTGACGAGCTCAGCGAGTCCGGTAAGGAATACTCCTTCCCGGTCGAGCCGTCGTGGCTGGACACGGTCATGGAGGACGCGGGCCTGCGTGGTGTCCCCGGTGAGGTCGGCCAGGTGAAGGTCATTGCCCACCGCATCGTCGATGACATCGCCATCTCCGGGCGCGTCCAGGCCAGCATGCTGGGCACCTGTGTGCGCTGCCTCGAAGACATGCGCGTGGACGCCAACGTGAAGCTGTCGCTCAGCGTCAGCCCACGCTCGGCCGCCAAGGCGCTCCCCGAAGAGCTGGAGCTCACCCCCGAAGACCTCGACCGCGAGTTCTACGACGGCATGACCGTGGTGCTGGACGACGTGGTGCGCGAGAACCTCATCCTCGAGGTCCCCATGAAGCCGCTGTGCAGCGAGTCCTGCACGGGCATCGAGATTCCGGCGCATGTGCGCCCCCCAGCCGACTTCGGTGTGTCCGAGGAAGCGCTGGAATCCCTCAAGAAGCTCAGGCAGGCGCTCCCCGATGCGTCTGCACCAAGAAAATAG
- the rpmF gene encoding 50S ribosomal protein L32 — protein sequence MAVPKRRTSRMKRKQRRANHDKVAAPNLTACPTCGDMMVPHRICPSCGHYKGRQFFQGKEELG from the coding sequence GTGGCCGTTCCGAAGCGACGCACCAGCCGCATGAAGCGCAAACAGCGCCGAGCCAACCATGACAAGGTGGCCGCGCCCAACCTGACCGCTTGCCCCACGTGTGGGGACATGATGGTGCCGCACCGTATCTGCCCGTCCTGCGGTCACTACAAGGGCCGTCAGTTCTTCCAGGGCAAGGAAGAGCTCGGCTGA
- a CDS encoding 1-acyl-sn-glycerol-3-phosphate acyltransferase, which yields MQIPAFLRADPPTSIDQGPDPKALSAFLEATRATTEFFFKPRVFGVSNVPKGGALVVANHNSVGVMPEIHVMAYSWFPVHGAEALPRTLVHGTSFRVGPVARFFTKLGAVPAAPEMASELLQSGYKVLAFPGGETDSMRSFRDRNRIIFGTRRGYIRLALKENVPIVPVVTAGGHETLIVLTSGEQIARVTGIDRVLGMKRWPITLCLPWGITFGPPILHLPVPTRVYQQVLPPVRFERSGPEAAEDADYVEECHQHVHGMMQACLDELLQRRAREA from the coding sequence ATGCAGATCCCTGCCTTCCTTCGCGCCGACCCCCCGACGAGTATTGACCAGGGGCCTGATCCCAAGGCGCTGTCGGCGTTCTTGGAGGCGACGCGGGCGACCACGGAGTTCTTCTTCAAGCCGCGGGTGTTCGGCGTTTCGAACGTGCCGAAGGGTGGGGCGCTGGTGGTGGCGAACCACAACTCGGTGGGCGTGATGCCGGAGATTCACGTCATGGCGTACTCGTGGTTCCCGGTGCACGGGGCCGAGGCGCTGCCGCGCACGCTGGTGCATGGGACGAGCTTTCGTGTGGGGCCGGTGGCGCGGTTCTTCACGAAGCTGGGCGCTGTGCCGGCCGCGCCCGAGATGGCGTCGGAGCTGCTGCAGAGCGGGTACAAGGTGCTGGCGTTTCCGGGGGGCGAGACCGACTCCATGCGAAGCTTCCGCGACCGCAACCGGATCATCTTCGGTACGCGGCGCGGGTACATCCGGCTCGCGCTCAAGGAGAACGTGCCCATCGTGCCCGTGGTCACGGCAGGGGGGCACGAGACGCTCATCGTGCTCACCAGCGGGGAGCAAATCGCGCGCGTGACGGGGATCGACCGCGTGCTGGGCATGAAGCGCTGGCCCATCACGCTGTGCCTGCCATGGGGGATCACGTTTGGTCCGCCCATCCTGCACCTGCCCGTGCCCACGCGCGTGTACCAGCAGGTGCTCCCGCCCGTGCGCTTCGAGCGCAGCGGCCCCGAGGCGGCCGAGGACGCGGACTACGTGGAGGAGTGCCACCAGCACGTGCACGGCATGATGCAGGCGTGCCTGGACGAGCTGCTGCAGCGCCGCGCCCGCGAGGCTTGA
- a CDS encoding thiolase family protein → MNDIVIVDAVRSAVGRSKKGTLANRRPDEFAGEVIKGLMARNPAVKPEMVEDLILGCAFPEGEQGMNVARLVGLLGGLPEESSGLTINRFCSSGLQSIAFAAGQIAAGYNDIVIAGGMESMSMVPMTGFKPSASGELMDRMPTAYTPMGITAENVAQRFGISRQAQDEFAAASHERALKAIADGKFADEIVTVNGVTYGPEGERTLVPFNVDEMPRAGTTVEALAGLRPVFSATGSVTAGNASPLSDGAAMSLVMSKAKADELGIKPMAYFRSFATAGVDPAIMGIGPIPAVQKLLKKTGLTIADIDVFEVNEAFASQALYVKQQLGLPDDKLNVNGGAIALGHPLGCTGAKLAATALNELKRREGRYAIVTMCIGGGMGAAGLFERVV, encoded by the coding sequence ATGAATGACATCGTGATTGTGGATGCGGTGCGGTCCGCGGTGGGTCGCTCCAAGAAGGGCACCCTCGCCAACCGTCGCCCGGACGAGTTCGCGGGTGAGGTCATCAAGGGCCTCATGGCGCGCAACCCCGCCGTGAAGCCCGAGATGGTCGAAGACCTGATCCTGGGCTGTGCTTTCCCCGAGGGTGAGCAGGGAATGAACGTAGCGCGCCTGGTCGGCCTGCTCGGGGGTCTCCCCGAGGAGTCGTCCGGGCTCACCATCAACCGCTTCTGCTCGTCCGGTCTGCAGAGCATCGCCTTCGCGGCGGGTCAGATCGCGGCGGGCTACAACGACATCGTCATCGCCGGCGGCATGGAGAGCATGTCCATGGTGCCCATGACGGGCTTCAAGCCGAGCGCCTCGGGCGAGCTCATGGACCGCATGCCCACGGCCTACACGCCCATGGGGATCACGGCTGAGAACGTGGCCCAGCGCTTCGGGATCAGCCGTCAGGCGCAGGACGAGTTCGCGGCTGCCAGCCACGAGCGCGCGCTCAAGGCGATTGCGGATGGCAAGTTCGCCGACGAGATCGTGACCGTGAACGGTGTGACCTACGGCCCCGAGGGAGAGCGCACGTTGGTGCCCTTCAACGTGGACGAAATGCCGCGCGCGGGCACCACGGTGGAGGCCCTTGCGGGTCTGCGCCCGGTGTTCTCGGCCACCGGCTCGGTGACGGCGGGCAACGCGTCGCCGCTCTCGGACGGAGCGGCCATGTCGCTGGTCATGAGCAAGGCAAAGGCCGACGAGCTGGGCATCAAGCCCATGGCCTACTTCCGCTCCTTCGCCACGGCGGGGGTGGACCCGGCCATCATGGGCATCGGGCCCATCCCGGCGGTGCAGAAGCTGCTCAAGAAGACGGGCCTCACCATCGCGGACATCGACGTCTTCGAGGTGAACGAGGCGTTCGCGAGCCAGGCGCTGTACGTGAAGCAGCAGCTGGGGCTGCCGGACGACAAGCTGAACGTGAACGGCGGCGCCATCGCCCTCGGTCACCCGTTGGGCTGCACCGGCGCCAAGCTGGCGGCCACCGCGCTCAACGAGCTGAAGCGTCGCGAGGGCCGCTACGCCATCGTGACCATGTGCATCGGCGGCGGCATGGGCGCGGCCGGGCTCTTCGAGCGCGTGGTCTGA
- the fabF gene encoding beta-ketoacyl-ACP synthase II, which translates to MRRVVVTGVGAVSPCGVNVASTWENVLRGKSGIARIQSFDPEDFGSQIAGECRDFDPLTVVEKKRLREMARFIHIGLGASAEAVAHANIDGLSEEVRDRIGTFIGVGFCGIEYFEDTCKTLFEKGPRRITPYFIPATISNLAPGQVSMRFGFRGPSYTNTSACSSGAHAIGEAFKWIARGGIDAAVAGGTEAAVTPTGVGGFAAMRALSKRNDAPEAASRPFDKGRDGFVIGEGAGVMVLEELEFAKARGANILCEIVGYGASADAYHLTQPAPEGEGGQRSMRMALMDAGLNPEDVTYVNAHGTSTPTGDMLELGGIRKVFGSHATNGLCISSTKSMTGHLLGAAGGLEAVFSVLAIRDGAIPPTINLDDPEEETQGLDLVPKVGRQTPVNAVLSNSFGFGGTNASLVFRRFS; encoded by the coding sequence ATGCGAAGGGTTGTGGTAACCGGCGTAGGCGCGGTCAGCCCATGCGGCGTGAACGTGGCGTCGACCTGGGAAAACGTTCTTCGGGGGAAGAGCGGAATCGCGCGCATTCAATCGTTCGATCCCGAAGACTTCGGGTCGCAGATCGCCGGGGAGTGCCGCGACTTCGATCCGCTCACCGTGGTGGAGAAGAAGCGACTTCGCGAGATGGCGCGCTTCATCCACATTGGGCTCGGAGCCTCGGCCGAGGCGGTGGCGCACGCCAACATCGACGGCCTGTCCGAAGAGGTGCGCGACCGCATCGGCACGTTCATCGGCGTGGGCTTCTGCGGCATCGAGTACTTCGAGGACACGTGCAAGACGCTGTTCGAGAAGGGCCCGCGGCGCATCACGCCGTACTTCATCCCGGCCACGATCTCGAACCTCGCCCCTGGTCAGGTCAGCATGCGCTTCGGGTTCCGCGGCCCCAGCTACACCAACACGAGCGCGTGCTCGTCGGGGGCTCACGCCATCGGCGAGGCCTTCAAGTGGATCGCGCGCGGCGGCATCGACGCCGCCGTGGCGGGTGGCACCGAGGCCGCCGTCACGCCCACCGGAGTGGGTGGCTTCGCGGCCATGCGCGCCCTCAGCAAGCGCAACGACGCTCCCGAGGCCGCCAGCCGGCCGTTCGACAAGGGCCGTGACGGCTTCGTCATCGGCGAGGGCGCGGGGGTCATGGTGCTCGAGGAGCTCGAGTTCGCGAAGGCGCGCGGGGCCAACATCCTCTGCGAGATCGTGGGCTACGGGGCCAGCGCCGACGCGTACCACCTCACCCAGCCTGCGCCCGAGGGCGAGGGCGGTCAGCGCTCCATGCGCATGGCGTTGATGGACGCGGGCCTGAACCCCGAGGACGTCACCTACGTGAACGCGCACGGCACCAGCACGCCCACCGGCGACATGCTGGAGCTGGGCGGCATTCGGAAGGTGTTCGGCAGCCACGCCACCAACGGCCTGTGCATCTCCAGCACCAAGAGCATGACGGGGCACCTGCTGGGCGCCGCGGGCGGGCTCGAGGCCGTGTTCTCGGTGCTGGCCATCCGCGACGGCGCCATCCCGCCCACCATCAACCTGGACGACCCCGAGGAAGAGACACAGGGTCTCGATCTGGTGCCCAAGGTGGGCCGCCAGACGCCGGTCAACGCCGTGCTGTCCAACTCCTTCGGCTTCGGCGGCACCAACGCCTCGCTCGTGTTTCGGAGGTTCTCGTGA
- a CDS encoding 3-hydroxyacyl-CoA dehydrogenase/enoyl-CoA hydratase family protein produces MSKPIRRVGVIGAGVMGSGIASHFANAGIEVLMLDIVPPNLTEEEKKSRAKRNSWAAGGLDKALKSRPASFFHPDIVRLVTVGNTEDDLAKLNDCDLIIEAIIEKLSIKRSLFEKLDATLDGDTVVASNTSGLRIEDMLEGRSERFKSHFLVMHFFNPVRYMKLLELVVGPATDPKTLQRIKDFGRNQLGKGIVVGKDTPNFVGNRIGTHAMLYTMHQMLAQGLTPEDIDAITGEPMGHPKSASLRTGDIVGLDTFAHVADNCWAELENDPQRDVFKVPEFVRKMVELKYLGDKTKGGFYKKTKDGILTLDPGTLEYRAKGGSEDIKKLCKKLSGIEDVRERVRQLVADQGPAGKFAWSVLATSMGYSATMIPEISDEVEAIDNAMKWGYNWELGPFETWDALGFKATAERLKAEGYSLPASIDTMLAAGAESFYTNDGRVWDLTKGAYVARDLDPREITLAQMRQGGAPVYKNKSLEAWDIGDGVLCMTFTSKSNSIDSNIINGIPEVIDIAERDFQALLLFNEGPHFCVGANLFEVVMAAKAGKWDDLESMVANFQAAVQRMKYSTIPVVSAPFGMTVGGGCELCLASDTVQAYSESYVGLVEVGVGLLPGGAGNLNLLWRSLSGIPEGATVEPIHLVAKTFENIAMAKVATSAVEAQRVGYFRSTDGVSFDKARHLYEAKQRAVGLAKSGYHPPAPRAFRLPGESGIATVQMMIDTLRNGGFASDHDALISRKVAEVLCGGPAGNTREITEAELLTLERKAFVALCKEPKSQARMEHMLMKNAPLRN; encoded by the coding sequence ATGAGCAAACCGATCAGGCGCGTCGGCGTCATCGGCGCCGGCGTCATGGGCAGCGGCATCGCCTCGCATTTCGCCAATGCGGGGATCGAGGTGCTGATGCTCGACATCGTGCCCCCGAACCTCACCGAAGAAGAGAAGAAGAGCCGCGCGAAGCGCAACTCGTGGGCCGCGGGCGGCCTCGACAAGGCGCTCAAGTCGCGCCCGGCCTCGTTCTTCCACCCGGACATCGTGAGGCTGGTGACCGTGGGCAACACCGAGGACGACCTCGCGAAGCTCAACGACTGCGACCTGATCATCGAGGCCATCATCGAGAAGCTGAGCATCAAGCGCAGCCTCTTCGAGAAGCTGGACGCCACGCTGGACGGCGACACGGTCGTGGCCTCCAACACGTCGGGCCTGCGCATCGAGGACATGCTCGAGGGGCGCAGCGAGCGCTTCAAGAGCCACTTCCTCGTGATGCACTTCTTCAACCCCGTGCGGTACATGAAGCTGCTCGAGCTCGTGGTGGGCCCCGCGACGGATCCGAAGACGCTTCAGCGCATCAAGGACTTCGGGCGCAACCAGCTGGGCAAGGGCATCGTGGTGGGCAAGGACACGCCCAACTTCGTGGGTAACCGCATCGGCACCCACGCCATGCTGTACACCATGCACCAGATGCTGGCGCAGGGCCTCACCCCCGAGGACATCGACGCCATCACGGGCGAGCCCATGGGCCACCCCAAGAGCGCAAGCCTGCGCACCGGCGACATCGTGGGTCTCGACACCTTCGCGCACGTGGCCGACAACTGCTGGGCCGAGCTCGAGAACGACCCACAGCGCGACGTGTTCAAGGTGCCCGAGTTCGTCCGCAAGATGGTCGAGCTGAAGTACCTCGGCGACAAGACCAAGGGCGGCTTCTACAAGAAGACCAAGGACGGCATCCTGACGCTGGACCCGGGCACGCTCGAGTACCGCGCGAAGGGCGGTAGCGAGGACATCAAGAAGCTCTGCAAGAAGCTGTCGGGCATCGAAGACGTGCGTGAGCGCGTGCGTCAGCTCGTCGCCGACCAGGGCCCCGCGGGCAAGTTCGCGTGGAGCGTGCTGGCCACCTCCATGGGCTACTCCGCCACGATGATCCCGGAGATCTCGGACGAGGTCGAGGCCATCGATAACGCCATGAAGTGGGGCTACAACTGGGAGCTCGGGCCCTTCGAGACGTGGGATGCGCTGGGCTTCAAGGCCACCGCCGAGCGCCTCAAGGCCGAGGGCTACTCCCTGCCCGCCAGCATCGACACCATGCTGGCCGCCGGCGCCGAGAGCTTCTACACCAACGACGGTCGCGTCTGGGACCTGACCAAGGGTGCCTACGTGGCGCGCGACCTGGACCCGCGCGAGATCACCCTCGCGCAGATGCGTCAGGGCGGTGCGCCGGTCTACAAGAACAAGAGCCTCGAGGCCTGGGACATCGGCGACGGCGTGCTCTGCATGACCTTCACCAGCAAGTCCAACTCCATCGACTCGAACATCATCAACGGCATCCCCGAGGTGATCGACATCGCGGAGCGGGACTTCCAGGCGCTCTTGCTGTTCAACGAGGGCCCGCACTTTTGCGTGGGCGCCAACCTCTTCGAGGTGGTCATGGCGGCGAAGGCCGGCAAGTGGGACGACCTCGAGAGCATGGTGGCCAACTTCCAGGCGGCCGTGCAGCGCATGAAGTACTCCACCATCCCGGTGGTCTCGGCGCCCTTCGGCATGACGGTCGGCGGTGGCTGCGAGCTGTGCCTCGCGTCCGACACCGTGCAGGCCTACTCGGAGAGCTACGTGGGCCTCGTGGAAGTGGGCGTGGGCCTGCTCCCGGGCGGCGCGGGCAACCTCAACCTGCTGTGGCGCAGCCTCTCGGGCATCCCCGAGGGCGCCACGGTGGAGCCCATCCACCTGGTCGCCAAGACCTTCGAGAACATCGCCATGGCGAAGGTGGCCACCAGCGCCGTGGAAGCGCAGCGCGTGGGCTACTTCCGCAGCACGGACGGCGTGAGCTTCGACAAGGCACGCCACCTGTACGAGGCGAAGCAGCGCGCGGTGGGCCTGGCCAAGAGCGGCTACCACCCGCCCGCGCCGCGTGCGTTCCGCCTCCCCGGCGAGAGCGGCATCGCCACGGTGCAGATGATGATCGACACGCTGCGCAACGGCGGCTTCGCCAGTGACCACGATGCGCTCATCTCGCGCAAGGTGGCCGAGGTGCTCTGCGGCGGGCCCGCGGGCAACACGCGCGAGATCACCGAGGCCGAGCTGCTCACGCTCGAGCGCAAGGCCTTCGTGGCCCTGTGCAAGGAGCCCAAGAGCCAGGCGCGCATGGAGCACATGCTCATGAAGAACGCTCCCCTGCGGAACTGA